One window from the genome of Desulfuromonas acetoxidans DSM 684 encodes:
- a CDS encoding transposase, whose amino-acid sequence MIVRGIERRDIFITDDDREDFVRRLSGLLEETSTACYAWALLDNHVHLLLIPTEISLSILMRRLLTGYAVSFNLRHKRAGHLFQNRYKSIVCDSDVYLLELVRYIHLNPVRAGKVTDMNALADYHWSGHRQILGRKELCLVKDEDVLSLFSGKKSVARKAYYQFLADGLLQKVSPLSMGGRRVSQSLDDSLTDEDSYDDRILGGGSFVERVLGEEKPVEASRSFDELKKVVVGYFELDVTELVLPNKARRVSTAKAVLCYVAIRHYRMTGYAVGKALCYTPSAVSRAVQRGQKVFDGDARLRDILS is encoded by the coding sequence GTGATTGTCAGAGGAATCGAACGTCGCGATATTTTTATCACTGACGACGATCGCGAAGATTTTGTCCGACGTTTATCTGGCCTACTAGAAGAAACCTCAACGGCTTGTTATGCCTGGGCTCTTCTCGATAATCACGTCCACCTGTTATTGATACCGACAGAAATCTCCCTTTCCATCCTGATGCGTCGCCTTCTAACTGGCTACGCCGTCAGCTTTAATCTGCGCCATAAACGTGCCGGACACCTGTTCCAAAATCGCTATAAATCGATTGTCTGTGATAGTGATGTCTATCTGCTGGAACTGGTGCGCTATATCCATCTCAACCCTGTTCGTGCTGGTAAGGTTACGGATATGAACGCCCTGGCTGATTATCACTGGAGCGGTCATCGGCAGATTCTCGGCAGGAAGGAACTCTGTCTTGTAAAGGATGAGGACGTTTTATCCCTTTTTTCCGGTAAGAAGAGCGTGGCACGTAAGGCCTATTATCAGTTTCTTGCTGACGGATTACTCCAGAAAGTTTCTCCACTGTCCATGGGCGGTAGGCGGGTCAGCCAGTCTCTGGACGATTCGTTAACGGATGAAGACAGCTATGATGATCGTATTCTTGGCGGTGGTTCATTTGTCGAGCGGGTGCTTGGTGAAGAGAAGCCGGTTGAGGCAAGTCGGTCATTTGATGAGCTCAAAAAAGTCGTTGTAGGTTATTTTGAGTTGGATGTCACAGAGTTGGTCTTGCCGAACAAGGCTCGCAGGGTAAGTACGGCTAAGGCTGTGCTTTGCTATGTGGCCATTCGTCACTACCGGATGACGGGATATGCTGTCGGCAAGGCTTTGTGCTACACTCCTTCAGCAGTGAGCCGTGCCGTTCAACGAGGTCAAAAGGTATTTGATGGGGATGCCCGTTTGAGAGATATTTTATCCTAA